The following coding sequences are from one Clostridioides difficile ATCC 9689 = DSM 1296 window:
- a CDS encoding ABC transporter ATP-binding protein, with protein MIIKAKQLSKIYGSNNNKVIALNNVNLEINSGEFVSVIGPSGSGKSTLLHILSGLDNPTSGQVLLDDKDIYKHTEKELSALRRKSFGFVFQQFNLLPVLTASENISMPVLLDKKQPDKGYLNEISSLLGIADRLNHLPHELSGGQQQRVAIARALIAKPDIIFADEPTGNLDSKSGSEVMNLLIKTSKQFGKTLVVITHDDRIAKLADRKISIIDGVLMEVK; from the coding sequence ATGATTATAAAAGCAAAACAATTATCAAAAATATATGGTTCTAATAACAATAAAGTTATCGCACTTAATAATGTAAATTTAGAAATAAACTCAGGTGAATTTGTTTCTGTAATTGGACCTTCTGGAAGTGGAAAAAGCACACTTTTACATATTTTAAGTGGATTAGATAATCCTACCTCTGGACAAGTGTTACTTGATGATAAAGATATATATAAACACACTGAAAAAGAACTATCTGCACTTAGAAGAAAATCCTTTGGATTCGTCTTTCAACAATTTAATCTTTTACCTGTTCTTACAGCATCTGAAAATATTTCAATGCCTGTACTTCTAGATAAAAAACAACCTGATAAAGGCTATTTAAATGAAATTTCATCATTACTTGGAATTGCAGATAGACTCAATCATCTTCCCCATGAACTTTCAGGCGGTCAGCAACAAAGAGTTGCAATTGCTAGAGCACTTATTGCAAAACCAGATATAATATTTGCTGATGAGCCTACAGGAAACTTGGACAGTAAAAGTGGCAGTGAAGTTATGAATCTTCTTATAAAAACTTCAAAACAGTTTGGAAAGACTTTAGTGGTAATTACTCATGATGATAGAATTGCAAAACTTGCTGATAGAAAAATTTCAATTATTGATGGTGTTCTTATGGAGGTGAAATAG